The Streptomyces avermitilis MA-4680 = NBRC 14893 genome contains a region encoding:
- a CDS encoding lipoprotein CseA, producing the protein MRGLGTESLRARGALKAAIAAVAGLAVLGLSVSACGTGGTGARDEGPAGSDSVAAGAATPTVSPSKAPKSVDAVKLVKDDPKVGAAVKRALKPCVADEYPVDVSYGDLTGGSADDIVVNVMTCGDAVGIGSYVYREQGHSYENVFRAEEPPVYAEIDRGELVVTQQMYEKDDPVSYPSSEEVITYSWSANRFSEESRTHTEYSNAVGGTDSATPAPN; encoded by the coding sequence TTGCGCGGCCTAGGAACGGAGTCCCTGCGGGCCAGGGGCGCCCTCAAGGCGGCGATCGCGGCGGTGGCCGGGCTCGCCGTCCTCGGCCTTTCTGTCTCCGCCTGCGGCACCGGCGGCACCGGCGCCCGGGACGAGGGCCCGGCGGGCAGCGACTCGGTGGCGGCGGGCGCGGCCACCCCCACGGTCTCGCCCAGCAAGGCGCCCAAGTCCGTGGACGCGGTCAAGCTCGTCAAGGACGACCCGAAGGTCGGCGCGGCGGTCAAGCGCGCCCTGAAGCCGTGCGTCGCCGACGAGTACCCGGTCGACGTGTCGTACGGCGATCTGACCGGAGGGTCCGCGGACGACATCGTGGTCAACGTGATGACCTGCGGTGACGCGGTCGGCATCGGCTCGTACGTCTATCGCGAGCAGGGCCACTCGTACGAGAATGTGTTCAGGGCCGAGGAACCGCCGGTGTACGCGGAGATCGACCGGGGTGAGCTGGTGGTCACCCAGCAGATGTACGAGAAGGACGACCCGGTCTCCTATCCGTCCAGCGAGGAAGTGATCACCTACAGCTGGTCGGCGAACCGCTTCTCCGAGGAGTCCCGCACCCACACCGAGTACAGCAACGCGGTGGGCGGCACGGACTCGGCCACCCCGGCCCCCAACTGA
- a CDS encoding SigE family RNA polymerase sigma factor: MAHGEVLEFEEYVRTRQDALLRSARRLVPDPVDAQDLLQTALVRTYGRWDGIADKRLADAYLRRVMINTRTEWWRARKLEEVPTEQLPDASVDDSTEQHADRALLMDILKVLAPKQRSVVVLRHWEQMSTEETAAALGMSAGTVKSTLHRALARLREELESRDLDARALEREERERCAA, encoded by the coding sequence ATGGCGCACGGCGAGGTGCTCGAGTTCGAAGAGTACGTACGTACCCGGCAGGACGCGCTGCTGCGCAGTGCACGCCGCCTGGTCCCGGACCCGGTCGACGCCCAGGACCTGCTCCAGACCGCTCTCGTACGGACGTACGGCCGCTGGGACGGGATCGCGGACAAGCGGCTGGCGGACGCGTACCTGCGCCGCGTAATGATCAACACGCGGACGGAGTGGTGGCGGGCCCGCAAGCTCGAGGAGGTCCCCACCGAGCAGCTCCCGGACGCGTCCGTCGACGACTCCACCGAGCAGCACGCGGACCGCGCCCTGCTGATGGACATCCTGAAGGTGCTCGCTCCGAAGCAACGCAGTGTCGTCGTGCTGCGACACTGGGAGCAGATGTCCACGGAGGAGACGGCCGCCGCGCTCGGCATGTCGGCCGGAACGGTCAAGAGCACGCTGCACCGGGCGCTCGCCCGGCTCCGCGAGGAGTTGGAGAGCCGCGACCTGGACGCACGCGCGCTGGAGCGTGAGGAGCGGGAGCGTTGCGCGGCCTAG
- a CDS encoding A/G-specific adenine glycosylase, with amino-acid sequence MTAPTKPTPSQSPSPTSPAPGAPGEALHAQVIAWFDEHARDLPWRRPDAGPWGVMVSEFMLQQTPVNRVLPVYEQWLARWPRPADLAKEAPGEAVRAWGRLGYPRRALRLHGAAVAITERHNGDVPTEHAQLLALPGIGEYTAAAVASFAYGQRHAVLDTNVRRVFARAVTGVQYPPNATTAAERKLARALLPEDESTASRWAAASMELGALVCTAKNETCHRCPIAGQCAWRLAGKPEHDGPPRRGQTYAGTDRQVRGRLLAVLREAVTPVPQSALDRVWDEPVQRARALDGLVADGLVEPLPGGLYRLPHS; translated from the coding sequence ATGACTGCACCCACGAAGCCCACGCCAAGCCAAAGCCCGAGCCCCACCTCCCCCGCCCCCGGCGCCCCAGGCGAGGCCCTGCACGCCCAGGTCATCGCATGGTTCGACGAGCACGCCCGTGACCTCCCGTGGCGCCGCCCCGACGCCGGCCCCTGGGGCGTGATGGTCAGTGAGTTCATGTTGCAGCAGACACCGGTCAACCGCGTGCTGCCCGTCTACGAGCAGTGGCTCGCCCGCTGGCCCCGCCCCGCCGACCTCGCCAAGGAGGCGCCCGGCGAAGCCGTCCGCGCCTGGGGCCGCCTCGGCTACCCCCGGCGCGCGCTGCGCCTGCACGGCGCCGCCGTCGCCATAACGGAACGCCACAACGGCGACGTACCCACGGAGCACGCCCAGCTGCTCGCGCTGCCCGGCATCGGCGAATACACCGCCGCGGCCGTCGCGTCGTTCGCCTACGGCCAGCGCCACGCCGTTCTCGACACCAACGTCCGCCGTGTCTTCGCCCGCGCCGTCACCGGTGTGCAGTACCCGCCCAACGCCACCACCGCAGCCGAGCGCAAGCTCGCCCGCGCGCTGCTCCCCGAGGACGAGAGCACCGCGTCCCGCTGGGCCGCCGCGTCCATGGAGCTCGGCGCGCTGGTCTGCACGGCGAAGAACGAGACCTGCCACCGCTGCCCGATCGCCGGCCAGTGCGCCTGGCGACTCGCGGGCAAGCCCGAGCACGACGGGCCGCCGCGCCGCGGCCAGACGTACGCCGGTACGGACCGTCAGGTCCGCGGCAGGCTCCTCGCCGTCCTGCGGGAAGCCGTGACCCCGGTTCCGCAGTCGGCGCTCGACCGCGTGTGGGACGAGCCGGTGCAGCGCGCCCGCGCCCTGGACGGCCTGGTCGCCGACGGCCTCGTCGAGCCCCTCCCCGGCGGCCTCTACCGCCTCCCCCACAGCTGA
- the disA gene encoding DNA integrity scanning diadenylate cyclase DisA: protein MAANDRAAAPGKSGGSSGADGLMRASLSAVAPGTALRDGLERILRGNTGGLIVLGSDKTVEAMCTGGFVLDVEFTATRLRELCKLDGGIVLSSDLSKILRAGVQLVPDPMIPTEETGTRHRTADRVSKQVGFPVVSVSQSMRLVALYVDGMRRVLEDSAAILSRANQALATLERYKLRLDEVAGTLSALEIEDLVTVRDVSAVAQRLEMVRRIATEIAEYVVELGTDGRLLALQLDELIAGVEPERELVVRDYVPEPTAKRSRTVDQALYELDALTHAELLELATVAKALGYTGSPEALDSAVSPRGFRLLAKVPRLPGAIIDRLVEHFGGLQKLLAASVDDLQTVDGVGEARARSVREGLSRLAESSILERYV, encoded by the coding sequence GTGGCAGCCAACGACCGGGCAGCAGCTCCCGGAAAATCCGGCGGGAGCTCCGGTGCCGATGGCCTGATGCGCGCCTCACTGAGCGCCGTGGCGCCCGGCACGGCGCTGCGCGACGGGCTTGAACGGATTCTCCGGGGCAACACCGGCGGACTCATCGTGCTCGGGTCCGACAAGACCGTCGAAGCCATGTGTACCGGCGGCTTCGTGCTGGACGTCGAGTTCACCGCCACGCGCCTGCGTGAGCTGTGCAAGCTCGACGGCGGCATCGTGCTCTCCTCGGATCTCTCCAAGATCCTCCGGGCGGGCGTGCAGCTGGTCCCCGACCCCATGATCCCCACCGAGGAGACAGGCACGCGCCACCGCACCGCGGACCGGGTGAGCAAGCAGGTCGGCTTCCCCGTGGTCTCCGTCTCCCAGTCCATGCGGCTCGTCGCGCTGTACGTGGACGGAATGCGCCGCGTCCTGGAGGACTCGGCGGCGATCCTGTCCCGGGCCAACCAGGCCCTGGCGACCCTGGAGCGCTACAAGCTCCGTCTGGACGAGGTGGCGGGCACCCTCTCCGCGCTGGAGATCGAGGATCTGGTCACGGTCCGGGATGTGTCGGCGGTGGCCCAGCGTCTGGAGATGGTGCGCCGCATCGCCACCGAAATCGCCGAATACGTGGTCGAACTGGGCACGGACGGACGTCTTCTGGCCCTCCAGCTGGACGAGCTGATCGCCGGCGTGGAGCCCGAGCGCGAGCTGGTGGTCCGCGACTACGTGCCCGAGCCGACGGCCAAGCGCTCCCGCACGGTCGACCAGGCGCTGTACGAGCTGGACGCGCTCACTCACGCGGAGCTGCTCGAGCTCGCCACCGTGGCCAAGGCACTGGGGTACACGGGTTCCCCCGAGGCACTGGACTCGGCGGTCTCCCCGCGCGGGTTCCGTCTGCTCGCGAAGGTGCCGCGCCTGCCGGGTGCGATCATCGACCGCCTCGTGGAGCACTTCGGCGGCCTGCAGAAGCTGCTCGCCGCGAGCGTCGACGACCTGCAGACGGTCGACGGCGTGGGCGAGGCGCGGGCGCGCAGCGTCCGGGAAGGGCTGTCGCGGCTGGCGGAGTCTTCGATTCTGGAGCGGTACGTCTAG
- the radA gene encoding DNA repair protein RadA, translating to MAARTKTAKDRPSYRCTECGWQTAKWLGRCPECQAWGTVEEYGTPAVRTTTPGRVTTSALPIGQVDGRQATARSTGVPELDRVLGGGLVPGAVVLLAGEPGVGKSTLLLDVAAKAASDEHRTLYVTGEESASQVRMRADRIKAIDDHLYLAAETDLAAVLGHLDAVKPSLLIMDSVQTVASPEIDGAPGGVAQVREVAGALIRASKERGMSTLLVGHVTKDGTIAGPRLLEHLVDVVLHFEGDRHARLRLVRGVKNRYGATDEVGCFELHDEGITGLADPSGLFLTRRAEPVPGTCLTVTLEGRRPLVAEVQALTVDTQIPTPRRTTSGLETSRVSMMLAVLEQRGRISALGKRDIYSATVGGVRLSEPAADLAIALALASAASDAPLPKNLVAIGEVGLAGEVRRVTGVQRRLAEAHRLGFTHALVPTDPGKIPSGMKVLEVADIGDALRVLPRSRRREAPRDEEDRR from the coding sequence ATGGCTGCCCGTACGAAGACCGCGAAGGATCGGCCGTCCTACCGCTGCACGGAGTGCGGCTGGCAGACGGCCAAGTGGCTCGGCCGCTGCCCCGAATGCCAGGCCTGGGGGACGGTCGAGGAGTACGGCACGCCCGCGGTGCGGACCACGACGCCCGGCCGGGTCACCACGTCCGCCCTGCCCATCGGCCAGGTCGACGGGCGCCAGGCCACCGCCCGCTCCACCGGCGTACCCGAGCTGGACCGTGTCCTGGGCGGCGGGCTCGTCCCCGGCGCGGTCGTCCTCCTCGCGGGCGAGCCCGGCGTCGGCAAGTCCACGCTCCTGCTCGACGTCGCGGCGAAGGCGGCGAGCGACGAGCACCGCACGCTGTACGTCACGGGCGAGGAGTCGGCGAGCCAGGTGCGCATGCGCGCCGACCGCATCAAGGCCATCGACGACCACCTGTATCTGGCGGCCGAGACCGATCTGGCCGCCGTCCTCGGCCACTTGGACGCGGTGAAGCCGTCGCTGCTGATCATGGATTCCGTGCAGACGGTGGCGTCGCCCGAGATCGACGGGGCGCCGGGCGGCGTGGCCCAGGTCCGCGAGGTCGCCGGGGCGCTCATCCGCGCCTCCAAGGAGCGCGGGATGTCCACGCTCCTGGTGGGCCATGTCACCAAGGACGGCACGATCGCGGGCCCCCGCCTCCTCGAGCACCTGGTGGACGTCGTCCTGCACTTCGAGGGCGACCGCCACGCACGCCTCCGTCTCGTTCGGGGCGTCAAGAACCGATACGGGGCGACGGACGAGGTCGGCTGCTTCGAGCTGCACGACGAGGGGATCACGGGCCTGGCCGACCCCAGCGGCCTGTTCCTCACCCGGCGTGCCGAGCCCGTTCCGGGCACCTGCCTGACCGTGACCCTGGAGGGCCGCCGCCCCCTGGTGGCCGAGGTGCAGGCCCTCACGGTCGACACCCAGATCCCGACCCCGCGCCGCACGACGTCCGGCCTGGAGACCTCCCGCGTCTCGATGATGCTGGCCGTCCTGGAGCAGCGCGGCCGGATCAGCGCCCTCGGAAAACGGGACATCTACTCGGCGACGGTCGGCGGCGTACGCCTCTCGGAGCCGGCCGCGGACCTGGCGATCGCCCTCGCGCTGGCCTCCGCGGCGAGCGACGCCCCGCTGCCGAAAAACCTGGTCGCGATCGGCGAGGTGGGCCTCGCGGGCGAGGTCAGACGGGTCACGGGCGTCCAGCGCCGGCTTGCCGAGGCACACCGCCTGGGCTTCACTCACGCCCTGGTCCCGACCGACCCCGGCAAGATCCCTTCGGGTATGAAGGTCCTGGAAGTGGCGGACATCGGGGACGCCCTGCGAGTCCTTCCGCGCTCCCGTCGGCGAGAGGCCCCACGGGACGAGGAGGACCGCCGGTAG